The following coding sequences are from one Capsicum annuum cultivar UCD-10X-F1 chromosome 3, UCD10Xv1.1, whole genome shotgun sequence window:
- the LOC107863348 gene encoding zinc finger CCCH domain-containing protein 48 codes for MEMDGSKRVFHRLGPSQLDNSNNKQQKVCFHWRAGRCNRFPCPFLHREIQGPPPHQQQHVAGNGMSSSSSKRPHRFNDDNRGGGGMRRNPNFNNTWGRTAPGGGAVVKKTEKVCNYWVKGNCTYGNTCRFLHSWTTGDCFTLLTQLEGHQKVVTGIALPSGSDKLYSGSTDKTVRVWDCQSGQCAGVVNFDGEVGSMLSEGPWIFVGLTNLVKAWNTQTGTDLSLNGPVGQVYALVVGNDMLLAGTEDGILAWKYNGSTNNFDPVKALTGHTHHVVSLVVGANRLYSGSMDNSIRVWNLETLECVQVLTDHTSVVMSVLCWDQFLLSCSLDKTIKVWAANESGNLEVTYTHQEELGLLALCGMHDSEAKPVLLCSCNDNTIRVYDLPSFSERGKIFSKEGVRRIEIGPAGLFFTGDESGQVRVWKWLTESSSTS; via the exons ATGGAGATGGATGGAAGCAAACGTGTTTTCCACCGGTTAGGTCCTTCACAATTGGACAACAGTAATAATAAACAGCAAAAAGTTTGTTTTCATTGGCGGGCTGGAAGATGCAACAGATTTCCATGTCCCTTTTTACATAGAGAAATACAAGGACCGCCACCACATCAGCAGCAGCATGTGGCAGGGAATGGGATGTCGTCTTCCTCGTCGAAGAGGCCTCATAGGTTTAACGATGATAATAGAGGTGGTGGAGGGATGCGGAGGAATCCGAATTTTAATAATACGTGGGGAAGAACTGCTCCTGGTGGAGGTGCAGTTGTGAAGAAGACCGAGAAAGTTTGTAATTATTGGGTTAAAGGGAATTGTACATATGGAAATACTTGTAGGTTTTTGCATTCGTGGACTACTGGTGACTGCTTCACATTGTTGACCCAACTTGAAGGACATCAAAAG GTTGTTACGGGGATTGCATTGCCATCAGGCTCGGATAAGCTTTATTCAGGGAGTACGGACAAGACAGTACGAGTGTGGGATTGCCAGTCTGGCCAG TGTGCAGGGGTTGTCAATTTTGATGGTGAAGTAGGTTCTATGCTGAGTGAAGGGCCATGGATTTTTGTGGGTTTAACTAATCTTGTCAAG GCATGGAATACTCAAACAGGAACTGACCTCAGTCTTAATGGGCCTGTTGGACAAGTCTATGCTCTTGTTGTGGGCAATGATATGCTCCTTGCTGGTACGGAG GATGGGATATTGGCATGGAAATATAATGGGAGCACCAACAATTTTGATCCAGTCAAAGCATTGACAGGACACACTCATCATGTGGTATCACTGGTCGTTGGAGCTAATAGACTATATTCTGGTTCCATGGACAATTCAATAAGA GTATGGAACCTTGAAACATTGGAGTGTGTACAGGTCTTGACAGATCATACAAGTGTTGTTATGTCTGTTTTATGCTGGGATCAGTTTCTTTTATCGTGTTCACTGGACAAAACGATAAAG GTCTGGGCTGCTAATGAGAGTGGGAACTTGGAGGTTACATATACTCATCAAGAAGAACTT GGTTTGCTTGCTCTTTGTGGCATGCATGATTCAGAAGCAAAGCCCGTATTGCTCTGCTCTTGCAATGACAACACGATTCGCGTCTATGATTTGCCATC CTTTTCCGAGAGGGGGAAGATATTCTCAAAGGAGGGTGTCCGTCGAATCGAGATTGGTCCTGCTGGTTTATTTTTTACTGGTGATGAATCAGGTCAAGTTAGAGTCTGGAAGTGGTTAACTGAATCCAGCAGTACATCTTGA